One genomic window of Pseudomonas aeruginosa includes the following:
- a CDS encoding M23 family metallopeptidase: MPRTLAFVSTLLLAAFCALPAQADSFIMRLLNKPVPGGVAVVDLGEEGPPPRAFYQGKPVLVVREEGRRWIAVVGIPLSTKPGPQKLEVRAATGNHEERFSVGSKHYREQRITLKNKRQVNPLPEDLKRIERELAEQTAAYRRFSPGLPSNLMLDKPVDGPLSSPFGLRRFFNGEERNPHSGLDFAVPAGTPIKAPAAGKVILIGDYFFNGKTVFVDHGQGFISMFCHLSKIDVKLGQQVPRGGVLGKVGATGRATGPHMHWNVSLNDARVDPAIFIGAFQP; encoded by the coding sequence ATGCCCCGCACCCTAGCCTTCGTTTCCACGCTGTTGCTCGCCGCTTTCTGCGCCCTGCCCGCCCAGGCCGACAGCTTCATCATGCGCCTGCTGAACAAGCCGGTGCCCGGCGGGGTGGCGGTGGTCGACCTCGGCGAGGAAGGCCCGCCGCCGCGGGCCTTCTACCAGGGCAAGCCGGTGCTGGTGGTGCGCGAGGAAGGCCGCCGCTGGATCGCCGTGGTCGGCATCCCGCTGAGCACCAAGCCCGGCCCGCAGAAGCTGGAAGTGCGAGCGGCGACCGGCAACCACGAGGAACGCTTCAGCGTCGGCAGCAAGCACTACCGCGAGCAGCGCATCACCCTGAAGAACAAGCGCCAGGTCAATCCGCTGCCGGAAGACCTCAAGCGCATCGAACGCGAACTCGCCGAGCAGACCGCCGCCTACCGCCGCTTCAGTCCCGGCCTGCCCAGCAACCTGATGCTCGACAAGCCGGTCGACGGTCCGCTCTCCAGCCCCTTCGGCCTGCGCCGCTTCTTCAACGGCGAAGAGCGCAACCCGCATTCCGGTCTAGACTTCGCGGTACCGGCCGGTACGCCGATCAAGGCGCCAGCGGCCGGCAAGGTGATCCTCATCGGCGACTACTTCTTCAATGGCAAGACGGTGTTCGTCGACCATGGCCAGGGCTTCATCAGCATGTTCTGCCACCTGTCGAAGATCGACGTGAAGCTCGGCCAGCAGGTGCCGCGCGGCGGTGTACTCGGCAAGGTCGGCGCCACCGGCAGGGCCACCGGACCGCACATGCACTGGAACGTCAGCCTGAACGACGCGCGAGTCGACCCGGCAATCTTCATCGGTGCCTTCCAGCCCTGA
- a CDS encoding putative natural product biosynthesis protein codes for MNSNRYPLPAQTGLVVAPGLPPKNSTLRPDQLNKRLSSAWHHLYDLCPELLKIDPPDGLTILRGFLQWAAEQKAAWNWAMHLRLYCWLLQSPFGAKVTDEHLEVLMDASAARWTVDDTSANRGILLASQGGAHITQDWKAPQAGAGTRVPLERLDLPAPNWTFAYCAVPDPRLREFPGWKPLPARGSLVG; via the coding sequence ATGAACAGCAACAGATATCCCTTGCCGGCGCAGACCGGCCTGGTGGTGGCTCCCGGCCTGCCGCCGAAGAACTCCACCCTGCGTCCGGACCAGCTCAACAAGCGCCTGAGCAGCGCCTGGCACCATCTCTACGACCTTTGCCCGGAACTGCTGAAGATCGATCCGCCGGATGGCCTGACCATCCTCCGCGGTTTCCTGCAATGGGCGGCCGAGCAGAAGGCCGCCTGGAACTGGGCGATGCACCTGCGCCTGTACTGCTGGCTGTTGCAGTCGCCGTTCGGCGCCAAGGTGACCGACGAGCATCTGGAGGTGCTGATGGACGCCTCCGCCGCGCGTTGGACGGTGGACGACACCAGCGCCAACCGCGGCATCCTCCTGGCCAGCCAGGGCGGTGCGCACATCACCCAGGACTGGAAGGCGCCGCAGGCCGGCGCCGGCACGCGTGTGCCGCTGGAGCGCCTGGACCTGCCGGCGCCGAACTGGACATTCGCCTATTGCGCGGTGCCCGATCCGCGGCTGCGCGAGTTCCCGGGCTGGAAGCCGTTGCCGGCGCGCGGCTCGCTGGTCGGCTGA
- a CDS encoding copper chaperone PCu(A)C, translating to MRTSFFAAAALLAVSAFAQAHEYSAGQLHIEHPWALALPPTSPNGAAYFVVQNHGKENDTLLGADTPRAASAEVHEHVHKNGMMSMQKVDSVDVAPGKDLRFAPGGYHLMLMGLKQPLVAGERFPLTLHFRKAGDVPVEIVVESKAPAEQGGHEQHGH from the coding sequence ATGCGCACATCCTTCTTCGCTGCCGCGGCCCTGCTGGCCGTTTCCGCTTTCGCCCAGGCCCACGAGTACAGCGCCGGCCAACTGCACATCGAGCATCCCTGGGCGCTGGCCCTGCCGCCGACCTCGCCGAACGGCGCGGCCTACTTCGTGGTGCAGAACCATGGCAAGGAAAACGACACCCTGCTTGGCGCCGACACGCCGCGCGCGGCTTCCGCCGAGGTGCACGAGCATGTGCACAAGAACGGCATGATGAGCATGCAGAAAGTCGACAGCGTCGACGTCGCACCAGGCAAGGACCTGCGCTTCGCTCCCGGCGGCTACCACCTGATGCTGATGGGCCTGAAGCAGCCACTGGTGGCCGGCGAGCGCTTCCCGCTGACGCTGCATTTCCGCAAGGCCGGCGACGTGCCGGTGGAAATCGTCGTCGAGTCCAAGGCGCCGGCCGAACAGGGCGGGCACGAGCAGCACGGCCACTGA
- a CDS encoding DUF2946 family protein → MPLSRRPVAWLASLAVLMNLFVVPLSQALTTQERASLLLGGFCSTSSDSLLRLKLGAALKDIDLPDDHESLAPHLCCCAGAAGTPGLVASWPALPLAPLASPARNAFSATDLPPLRYWRLANPRASPVA, encoded by the coding sequence ATGCCCCTGTCCCGGCGCCCCGTGGCCTGGCTGGCCAGCCTGGCCGTGCTGATGAACCTGTTCGTGGTGCCGCTTTCGCAGGCGCTGACGACGCAGGAGCGCGCCTCGTTGCTGCTCGGTGGCTTCTGCAGCACCTCGTCCGATTCGCTGCTGCGCCTGAAGCTGGGTGCCGCGCTCAAGGACATCGATCTTCCCGACGACCACGAGAGCCTGGCCCCGCACCTCTGCTGCTGCGCCGGCGCCGCCGGCACGCCCGGACTGGTCGCCTCCTGGCCGGCATTGCCGCTGGCGCCGCTGGCCAGCCCTGCCCGTAACGCCTTCTCCGCCACCGACCTGCCTCCCCTGCGCTATTGGCGCCTCGCCAATCCGCGCGCCTCTCCTGTCGCCTGA
- a CDS encoding cysteine hydrolase family protein, which translates to MPARQPKRALLVIDVQNEYVSGNLRIEFPAIQSSLERIGAAMDAAHAAGIPIVVVQHLAPADSPLFARGSRQAELHEVVASRPYQHKVEKQLASSFVGTGLADWLRERDIDTLAVVGYMTQHCDDSTIRQAIHEGWQVEYLHDASGSVPYRNRAGQASAEEIHRIFGIVLQSSFAAVLSTEEWLESLAGRHVPERDNIYDSNQRALANR; encoded by the coding sequence ATGCCCGCACGTCAACCCAAACGCGCCTTGCTGGTCATCGACGTACAGAACGAATACGTCAGCGGCAACCTGCGTATCGAATTTCCCGCCATCCAATCGTCGCTGGAACGCATCGGCGCCGCCATGGATGCCGCCCACGCGGCGGGCATCCCGATCGTCGTGGTGCAGCACCTGGCACCGGCGGACTCGCCGTTGTTCGCGCGCGGCAGCCGGCAGGCCGAGCTGCACGAGGTGGTCGCCTCGCGGCCCTACCAGCACAAGGTGGAAAAGCAACTGGCCAGTTCCTTCGTCGGCACCGGGCTGGCCGACTGGCTGCGCGAGCGCGACATCGACACCCTCGCCGTGGTCGGCTACATGACCCAGCACTGCGACGACTCGACCATCCGCCAGGCGATCCACGAAGGCTGGCAGGTGGAATACCTGCACGACGCCAGCGGCTCGGTGCCCTACCGCAACCGCGCCGGCCAGGCCAGCGCGGAAGAGATCCACCGGATCTTCGGCATCGTCCTGCAGTCCTCCTTCGCCGCCGTGCTCAGCACCGAGGAGTGGCTGGAAAGCCTCGCCGGCCGGCACGTTCCGGAACGCGACAACATCTACGACTCCAACCAGCGAGCCCTGGCCAACCGCTGA
- a CDS encoding DUF4345 domain-containing protein — MTHPLRLLWLCSALFVVLGLGFVFFPGPLASLLTSGEPLTPAALTDLRASYGGTSFGIGLLLGYAALRPRYLVLGLLAALAVIASGGAARLYGVLIDASPALTTFLWLGAEALLCVLLLAALWKTRQLDLD, encoded by the coding sequence ATGACTCACCCGCTTCGCCTGCTCTGGCTGTGCTCGGCACTGTTCGTGGTCCTCGGCCTGGGCTTCGTCTTCTTCCCCGGCCCGCTCGCCTCCCTGCTCACCAGCGGCGAACCGCTCACCCCCGCCGCCCTCACCGACCTGCGCGCCAGCTACGGCGGCACCAGCTTCGGCATCGGCCTGCTGCTCGGCTATGCCGCCCTGCGCCCCCGCTACCTGGTGCTCGGCCTGCTCGCCGCCCTGGCGGTGATCGCCAGCGGCGGCGCGGCGCGTCTCTACGGTGTGCTGATCGACGCCTCGCCGGCGCTAACCACCTTCCTCTGGCTCGGCGCCGAGGCGCTGCTCTGCGTGCTGTTGCTGGCGGCACTCTGGAAGACCCGCCAGCTCGACCTCGACTGA
- a CDS encoding PepSY-associated TM helix domain-containing protein codes for MQSNEKNGRDFYALAWRWHFYAGLFVAPFMILLALTGIVYLFKPQLDALLYPQLLRVEAGAQMRSADQLLAGVRQAHPQAAVSQYLPPSEAGRSAQFVIGEEGRQWNLFVDPYSGRELGRQDAQLNLQAVARALHGELMVGTVGDRLIELAAGWGIVLVVSGLYLWWPRGRAASALFWPRLHLRGRPLWRELHVLAGFWGSLLLLFMLLSGMTWTGYWGKQFADVWNRFPAAMWNDVPTSDMQAGSLNSASRQQVPWPLENTPLPRSQPPAADAHAEHRGHSAQAGHAMPMDMPMPAGIPLQRVVDIARERGVAAGYGIALPSGMEGVYTISVFPDDPRHDATLHIDQYSGKVLADVRWQDYNAVARSVQMGVVLHEGKLFGLGNQLLMLAVCLAILLSSASGLWIWWKRKPAGRLGVPPLRHELPRWKSGIAIMLALGVAFPLVGASLLLVWALDWLVLSRLPAVRRVLA; via the coding sequence ATGCAATCGAACGAAAAGAACGGCCGTGACTTCTACGCGCTGGCCTGGCGCTGGCATTTCTACGCTGGCCTGTTCGTCGCGCCCTTCATGATCCTGCTGGCGCTGACCGGAATCGTCTACCTGTTCAAGCCGCAACTGGATGCGCTGCTCTATCCGCAACTGCTGCGGGTCGAGGCCGGTGCGCAGATGCGCAGCGCCGACCAGTTGCTCGCCGGGGTGCGCCAGGCGCACCCGCAGGCCGCCGTCAGCCAGTACCTGCCGCCGAGCGAGGCGGGGCGCAGCGCGCAATTCGTGATTGGCGAAGAGGGCAGGCAATGGAACCTCTTCGTCGATCCCTACAGCGGGCGCGAACTCGGCCGCCAGGATGCGCAGCTGAATCTCCAGGCGGTGGCCCGGGCACTGCATGGCGAGCTGATGGTCGGGACCGTCGGCGACCGGCTGATCGAGCTGGCCGCCGGCTGGGGCATCGTCCTGGTGGTCTCCGGTCTCTACCTATGGTGGCCGCGCGGGCGGGCGGCGAGCGCGCTGTTCTGGCCGCGCCTGCACCTGCGCGGACGACCGCTGTGGCGCGAGCTACATGTGCTCGCCGGTTTCTGGGGCAGCCTGCTGTTGCTCTTCATGCTGCTCAGCGGGATGACCTGGACCGGCTACTGGGGCAAGCAGTTCGCCGATGTCTGGAACCGTTTCCCGGCGGCGATGTGGAACGATGTGCCGACCTCCGACATGCAGGCCGGTAGCCTCAACAGCGCGTCGCGCCAGCAGGTGCCCTGGCCGCTGGAGAACACTCCGCTGCCGCGCTCGCAGCCGCCGGCGGCCGACGCCCATGCCGAGCATCGCGGGCATTCCGCCCAGGCCGGGCACGCGATGCCGATGGACATGCCGATGCCGGCGGGCATCCCTCTGCAAAGGGTGGTGGATATCGCCCGCGAGCGCGGCGTGGCGGCGGGCTACGGGATCGCCCTGCCGAGCGGGATGGAGGGGGTCTACACGATTTCCGTGTTCCCCGACGATCCGCGCCACGACGCCACCCTGCACATCGACCAGTACAGCGGCAAGGTTCTCGCCGACGTGCGTTGGCAGGACTACAACGCGGTGGCGAGGAGCGTGCAGATGGGCGTCGTGCTGCACGAAGGCAAGCTCTTCGGCCTCGGCAACCAGTTGCTGATGCTCGCGGTCTGCCTGGCGATCCTGCTCAGCTCGGCGAGCGGCCTGTGGATCTGGTGGAAGCGCAAGCCGGCCGGACGCCTTGGCGTGCCGCCGCTGCGCCACGAGCTGCCGCGCTGGAAGAGCGGCATCGCCATCATGCTGGCGCTGGGCGTGGCCTTCCCGTTGGTGGGGGCCTCGCTCCTGCTGGTCTGGGCGCTGGACTGGCTGGTGCTGTCGCGGCTGCCGGCGGTTCGCCGGGTCCTGGCTTGA